The Ranitomeya imitator isolate aRanImi1 chromosome 3, aRanImi1.pri, whole genome shotgun sequence genome has a window encoding:
- the SBDS gene encoding ribosome maturation protein SBDS, translating into MSIFTPTNQIRLTNVAVVRMKKGGKRYEIACYKNKVMSWRSGAEKDIDEVLQTHSVFMNVSKGQVAKKEDLIKSFGTEDQTEICKQILSKGELQVSEKERSTQLEQMFRDIATIVADKCVNPETKRPYTVNLIERAMKDIHYSVKATKSTKQQALEVIKQLKETMQIERAHMRLRFVLPAKDGKRLKEKLKPLIKHIESEDFDQELEIVCLIDPGCFREIDELIRCETRGKGTLEVLSLKDVEEGDEKLE; encoded by the exons ATGTCTATATTCACACCCACCAACCAAATCCGCCTGACCAACGTGGCCGTGGTGCGGATGAAGAAGGGAGGGAAGAGATATGAGATCGCCTGCTACAAGAACAAGGTTATGAGCTGGAGGAGCGGAGC tgAGAAAGACATTGATGAAGTTTTGCAGACCCACTCTGTATTCATGAATGTGTCTAAAGGACAAGTAGCTAAAAAAGAAGATCTTATCAAGTCATTTGGGACAGAAGATCAAACCGAAATCTGCAAGCAG ATTCTGTCAAAGGGAGAGCTGCAAGTGTCTGAGAAAGAGCGGAGTACCCAGCTAGAGCAAATGTTCCGGGATATTGCCACAATTGTGGCAGACAAATGTGTAAATCCAGAAACCAAGAGGCCGTACACGGTAAACCTCATTGAGAGGGCCATGAAAGACATCCACTACTCGGTCAAGGCAACGAAGAGCACGAAACAACAA GCACTGGAAGTTATAAAGCAACTTAAAGAAACCATGCAGATAGAGCGAGCTCACATGAGGCTGCGCTTTGTCCTCCCTGCCAAGGATGGGAAGAGATTGAAAGAAAAGTTGAAGCCACTAATAAAACACATAGAGAGTGAAGACTTTGACCAAGAGCTGGAGATT GTCTGTTTGATTGATCCTGGCTGCTTCAGAGAAATCGATGAGCTGATACGTTGTGAAACGAGAGGGAAAGGCACCCTGGAAGTTCTCAGTCTGAAGGATGTAGAAGAAGGAGATGAGAAGCTGGAGTGA